From Chryseobacterium sp. H1D6B, a single genomic window includes:
- a CDS encoding surface-adhesin E family protein, which produces MRNIKRIIVLATFLITNFLYSQKTWLPIITSFEPEEKTFMALNTNNTIWIKKVSKNIELQTTVKTKKNIDGYELILFKVDCNNRKIGLIQIAVYDKNGKLLNSTKLQDYEVEMDYVIPDSVGETYLDTYCNLPLIE; this is translated from the coding sequence ATGAGAAATATTAAACGTATAATAGTTTTAGCTACATTTCTTATTACTAACTTCTTATATTCGCAAAAGACTTGGCTACCCATTATTACTTCTTTTGAACCAGAAGAAAAAACTTTTATGGCCTTAAATACGAATAATACAATATGGATTAAAAAAGTTTCAAAAAATATTGAGCTTCAAACTACTGTCAAGACTAAAAAAAATATTGATGGTTATGAACTAATATTATTCAAAGTTGATTGCAATAATAGAAAAATTGGATTAATACAAATAGCAGTTTATGACAAAAATGGAAAATTATTAAACTCCACAAAACTTCAAGATTATGAAGTAGAAATGGATTATGTAATTCCTGATTCGGTAGGAGAAACATATCTAGACACTTATTGTAATCTTCCTTTAATTGAATAA
- a CDS encoding TonB-dependent receptor, protein MNKRIQILSILFLGVSQIAFSQIKEEKLILNKKREPEVKKIEKKKTSVETIKNYPPEEKSQNPVQYRITDVPAVSDFKTSTIQGEDVAPKFDATAQNNYVQFGMGNFGKILADANVSKTLQNKLEVGADFHFLSTLGLKKEYDWDSKQSATSIGAFLNSYGDKGKFNLNAEYNLDNNNYYGIYALEPAADVDLKQRVNQFKVNGYYDFYSNEILNDVRVKSSFLKDHFDAQENQASILVNLSKHAVAVGKSGINLNADLGVGLEAVKTDFEIRDKNSSNFFNATLDPKLTFAKGESYLMIGSSFAFLNAKNSNLLMAEQMKNNKTYWFPKAEFQVAAAKEFKFYGGVDGGLKLNTYADMLQVNPFVLSDQMLKPTETKYHFYVGLRGDIDENIKYDVSAGYGKMKDILFYKANGLFDSQFTLNRSAYNFANTFSAVYDDGNVSDIKGSIQYFPLANLVLDGEVRFTKYDLKNYDNIYNIPLLNASIGAKYTMLDKKLTLGFKGIFASDRTTNSYSIEGVANPAMMYQSTENTDDKVGGYADLNLSAEYKFHKNFSIFAVGNNLLNSNYQTYKGYKVLGAQILGGVKITF, encoded by the coding sequence ATGAACAAAAGAATTCAAATACTATCCATATTATTTTTAGGGGTTTCGCAGATCGCGTTTTCCCAAATCAAAGAAGAAAAACTGATTCTTAATAAAAAAAGAGAACCGGAAGTTAAAAAGATCGAAAAGAAAAAGACTTCTGTGGAAACTATTAAGAATTATCCGCCGGAAGAGAAATCTCAAAATCCTGTACAATATAGAATTACGGATGTTCCTGCGGTTTCAGATTTTAAGACTTCTACAATTCAGGGAGAAGATGTAGCTCCAAAATTCGATGCAACGGCTCAAAACAACTATGTACAGTTTGGAATGGGCAATTTCGGGAAGATTTTAGCAGATGCAAACGTTTCTAAAACTCTTCAAAACAAATTAGAAGTAGGGGCAGACTTTCATTTTCTTTCTACTTTAGGACTGAAAAAGGAGTATGACTGGGATTCTAAGCAGAGTGCCACATCAATCGGGGCCTTCCTTAATTCATATGGAGATAAAGGGAAATTCAATTTGAATGCGGAATATAACCTGGACAATAATAATTACTACGGTATCTATGCATTAGAACCGGCTGCTGATGTTGATTTAAAGCAGAGAGTCAATCAGTTTAAAGTAAATGGATATTATGATTTTTATTCTAACGAGATTTTAAATGATGTAAGAGTAAAATCTTCATTTTTAAAGGATCATTTTGACGCTCAGGAGAATCAGGCTTCCATTTTGGTTAATCTATCAAAACATGCTGTTGCTGTCGGAAAATCAGGAATTAATTTAAATGCAGATTTAGGCGTTGGTTTGGAAGCTGTGAAAACAGATTTTGAGATCAGAGATAAAAATTCATCCAACTTCTTCAATGCGACCTTAGATCCGAAATTAACTTTCGCAAAAGGGGAGTCTTATTTAATGATCGGTTCTTCATTTGCTTTTTTAAATGCTAAGAATTCTAATCTGTTGATGGCAGAGCAGATGAAAAATAATAAAACGTATTGGTTTCCAAAAGCCGAATTTCAGGTGGCTGCTGCAAAAGAATTTAAATTTTATGGAGGGGTAGACGGTGGTTTGAAACTGAATACTTACGCTGATATGCTGCAGGTAAATCCTTTTGTACTTTCAGACCAGATGCTGAAACCTACAGAAACTAAATATCACTTTTATGTTGGTTTAAGAGGGGATATCGATGAAAATATCAAATACGATGTTTCAGCAGGATATGGAAAAATGAAAGATATTCTTTTCTATAAAGCTAACGGCCTTTTTGATAGTCAGTTCACGCTTAACCGTTCTGCTTACAACTTTGCGAACACTTTTTCTGCAGTCTATGATGACGGAAATGTAAGTGATATTAAAGGGAGCATCCAGTATTTCCCGCTGGCAAACTTAGTTTTGGACGGAGAAGTTAGGTTCACTAAATACGATTTAAAAAATTACGATAACATTTATAACATTCCATTGCTTAATGCAAGTATCGGAGCTAAATATACAATGCTGGATAAAAAGCTGACATTAGGGTTTAAAGGAATCTTTGCAAGTGACAGAACTACAAACTCTTACTCCATTGAAGGCGTGGCAAATCCTGCGATGATGTATCAGTCTACGGAGAACACAGATGATAAAGTAGGAGGGTATGCTGATTTAAATCTTTCCGCAGAGTATAAATTTCACAAAAATTTCAGTATTTTCGCGGTCGGAAATAATCTTCTGAACTCAAACTATCAGACGTACAAAGGATATAAAGTCCTGGGTGCTCAGATTTTGGGAGGGGTGAAGATTACCTTCTAA
- a CDS encoding restriction endonuclease — protein MSNKDWYLFQEEISEYFKKLGFNTETNKTIKGVRTNHDIDVYVQTKFMGQNLTWIIEAKKWNYKINKLQVLGLRTIVDDVGADKGFIISIQGFQKGAVEAAETTNIELVTFDELKTKTKDLIETDIFNHFIERINLIDRRYFSHSKSIRRKYDLKLDHGDNHYSVFIVLSTAKEAINHALNKEYPISLNTGLGEQYGEDIAENSQQVINWLQINLNTIDYKILEAEIKMQKKGDFDPIII, from the coding sequence ATGTCAAATAAAGATTGGTACTTATTCCAAGAAGAAATCAGTGAATATTTTAAAAAACTTGGCTTTAATACTGAAACTAATAAAACAATTAAAGGTGTTAGAACTAATCATGATATTGATGTCTATGTTCAAACAAAATTCATGGGTCAAAATTTAACCTGGATTATTGAAGCAAAGAAATGGAATTATAAAATTAACAAATTACAAGTTTTAGGATTACGGACTATAGTTGATGATGTTGGTGCAGACAAAGGATTCATAATTTCTATTCAAGGATTTCAAAAAGGAGCAGTAGAGGCAGCAGAAACAACAAACATTGAATTAGTTACATTTGATGAGCTAAAAACCAAAACAAAAGATCTTATTGAAACAGATATTTTTAATCATTTTATAGAAAGGATTAATTTAATTGATCGCAGGTATTTTTCACATAGCAAATCAATAAGAAGAAAGTACGACCTAAAATTAGATCATGGAGATAATCATTATTCTGTTTTTATTGTTTTATCCACTGCTAAAGAAGCGATAAATCACGCATTAAATAAAGAATATCCAATAAGTCTAAACACAGGCTTAGGAGAACAATATGGAGAAGATATTGCTGAAAACTCCCAACAAGTAATAAATTGGCTACAGATAAATTTAAATACAATCGACTACAAAATATTGGAAGCCGAAATAAAAATGCAAAAAAAAGGAGATTTCGATCCTATAATAATTTAA
- a CDS encoding toll/interleukin-1 receptor domain-containing protein — translation MKVFLHYSWDSEAHKEWVLELANRLTADGVDLVFDRYDLQVGSNNLHFMEKIEACQKVVLVMSKGYKPKVDSRTGGAGYEYQIITSEIAVKMASNTKCIPVLRNGDSHSSIPVLLQHFQYIDMRDDKKFEQLYLELLRAIYGKPLVTRPELGKKPSWDNNFTKDNKNISDDKPKQAHDIIANSLYRVLAEIENDAEIDREKLMQSFETVYKKSKDMSRDSAVLTAPEFHETIDMLLLSFQNDKLLITISGNDASLWVSVAKQFEYEVKAILNDVMVIMDQHGTSSHIHWRFERMEDIILVSYGNNSLGKTTDLSIVNSLKSTKQKVNSIGGKMDFSPVFNEIRIQLPLNTNNQNVNRSKISEDNFEFSVFDITIVELLSKGVLQKDIPQILHSKNIKPSTLSSVEKRLNSMREKCSLKSNEELVAFFKDIGII, via the coding sequence TTGAAAGTATTTCTGCATTACAGCTGGGACAGCGAAGCCCATAAAGAATGGGTTTTGGAGTTGGCGAACAGGTTAACAGCAGACGGCGTTGACCTAGTTTTTGACAGATACGATCTACAGGTCGGATCCAACAACTTACATTTCATGGAAAAAATAGAGGCTTGTCAAAAGGTAGTGTTGGTTATGTCAAAAGGATACAAACCTAAAGTAGATTCGAGGACGGGAGGTGCTGGTTATGAATATCAAATAATTACAAGCGAAATCGCTGTCAAGATGGCCTCTAATACCAAGTGTATTCCTGTACTTAGAAATGGAGATTCGCACAGCTCAATTCCAGTGCTATTACAACATTTCCAATATATAGATATGCGAGACGATAAAAAATTTGAGCAACTATATTTGGAACTTTTGCGTGCGATTTACGGCAAACCACTTGTGACAAGGCCAGAATTGGGTAAAAAACCATCTTGGGATAATAATTTCACGAAGGACAATAAAAACATCTCCGATGACAAACCAAAACAAGCACATGATATAATTGCGAACTCACTTTATCGAGTTTTGGCGGAAATTGAAAACGATGCTGAAATCGATCGAGAAAAGCTTATGCAAAGTTTTGAAACAGTCTATAAGAAATCTAAAGATATGTCACGTGATAGCGCAGTTTTGACCGCACCAGAATTTCACGAGACAATTGATATGTTACTTTTATCATTTCAAAATGATAAACTCTTAATCACAATTTCAGGTAATGATGCTTCATTATGGGTTTCTGTCGCTAAACAATTTGAGTATGAAGTTAAGGCGATTTTAAATGATGTAATGGTTATTATGGATCAACATGGAACTTCATCCCACATACATTGGCGTTTTGAACGTATGGAAGATATAATATTAGTTTCTTATGGAAATAACAGTCTCGGAAAAACTACCGACCTATCGATAGTAAACAGTCTAAAATCCACCAAACAGAAGGTTAATTCAATTGGCGGAAAAATGGATTTTAGTCCAGTCTTTAATGAGATAAGAATTCAACTGCCACTTAATACAAATAATCAAAATGTAAATAGATCAAAGATAAGTGAAGATAATTTCGAATTCAGTGTATTTGATATTACAATAGTTGAACTTTTATCTAAAGGTGTTTTGCAAAAAGATATACCCCAAATTTTACACTCAAAAAATATAAAACCTTCTACACTAAGCAGTGTTGAAAAAAGACTCAATTCTATGAGAGAAAAATGCTCATTAAAAAGCAATGAGGAACTTGTTGCATTTTTTAAAGATATTGGAATAATCTAA